The Paenibacillus wynnii DNA window ATCCCGCTGCACCGTACGGCTCATGAGTCCGGAGACGGTAGAATTTAAGCAGGCGCTCGGAATCAGATAATCCTCTCTAGTTCCGTAGGTCGCAGAACAGTACCCCGGATCAGCTAGCACCGCCAAGTCGTCACTCAGCTTAATTCCATATTTATTATAAAAACTCTCACAAGCCGCAATCAGGACTTGGCGAATGGCGCCCTTTCCTGTCCAGCCGTCAATAAACTGTAGATCCGCATCCAGTCCATGCTTCTGAAGCATGTAAATTACAGCATTCTCATCAATACCTTTGCCGCGGATAATCGATATACTATAATGCGGCAATTCCACCCCATATCGGTAAGCAATATAACGTTTAATTAGTACACCGATAGGTGTTCCTGCTCTCGCAAGAGAAACAAGTACAGTATTCAAACCTCTTTGCTCTACGATCAATTCGGAGACAACCGCGACAGCAAGAGCTACCTTACGAGAGGATTCGCGAAGTGTTTCGTGGAACAACCCGATGTAAGCATCCGTAGGCTGGTATTCAACAGGAAGCATTTCTGAGTAGTGTACACCGGATTGAATGGCCTCTTCCCGTTCCTCTGTTGCCCGTTCTAGGGATACATCACTCAGGTCTTTTAACAGAAAGGTTACATCTGAAGGAGGATAGCTGCCGAGTTGCACCGGGGGAGCAATTCTTCGGTTCATGACTTGTTCCATTCCTATAATGTTCATTCACACGCCTCCCGTTCCTGTTTCTTCTGAGGTTAGAACCACAAGATGCACTTTGTGACGGGCAAGCTTGTTCAATATATTCATCATCGGCTGAATACGCGTCTGGGGAACCTCACGCTCCAGCAGTACAAAGATTTCATCATATTGCCCCGGTTCAACATTATAGATAAAGTTTGTAATTTCCGGGTCACCGGCAGATGGATAACCAGCGGCGCTATGGACTCCATAATCCAGTCTGCGATTAGGATGAATTGGACTACGTGTCGTTGATTGATAGGAGATTCCATCCCCCATCTCAGCCGCAATTCGCATAGGAAGATACATGAACTCACCCACGCCGAGCACCAATGTCTGAGTACCCTCCCGCATGGTCCGCAATTGATCAGCTATCTTACGTACCCCGGTATCAACTTCGGCATTCTGCCCGGATTCCAGCCCGAATCGGCCGCTGTATTTCATATAGGGAGACTTATTCACCTCATGCAGAGAATCTGTAGAAGTCACAGGAATTCGTATCATTCCATCCGGGACATAAGTTGTTACCACCGGTACCTCTGCAGCGGTTGGCATTTCGTTATTGTTATTAACGGTATTCAATAGCGGGATACCCTTAACCTCAATACTACCCTGAAGGAGGCACAAGGACTTGATTGAAATCCCCAGCTCTTGCTCCAGTTCCCGATAGACCTCCACATTCTTACCACTCCTCCAGTCGAGAATGGAGGCAATTACATATTCGTGGCGCGGGAACTTGGACTGAATATCACGAATCGTATTAATGGCTGTATTTCCTGTCGTAATCTCATCATCAACCAATATAATCGGCTCGGTGCCGGACAGCATGCTGGCGTCTAGTGCGTAGCATAAATGGTCAACAGCGTGAGAATGCTCTTCTTCAAAGTTAATAACGGATTCCAGATCCGGAATATCCTCACGGGTGGTATGAATATAAGAAGCATTTCCTGCGAACAAGTTGTACATACTATGTCCAAGCGCCGTTGCTGTCTCTGCAAAGCCTATAAAAACAACAGGCTCAGGCAAGATCAGATTGGCCTTCATCAACTCATGATAAGCTTCCTCAGCATGCCCCGGGTGAATGAGTCCATTCATAGCTTGCCGGAGCAGCCTTTCTACGATGTCACTGTGAGTGTTACCACTGCAAAGATCCATCTCCCGGTACAATAACAGACCCAGAGCTGCTCCACTTAGCAGCGGTGTGTATGGATTAACGGGAATGTGCTTGCCGAGGACTTTGCTGACGAATAAAAAAGAACGTTTCTTATTAATGCGGGCCGCCATCGAAAATAATGCAGATATCGGCATATGAAAAGGATTGGAGGTTTCAGTTACTGAAACCTGCAGGTTCTCGACGATATTAAACGTATGAGTATTCGTTCTCGGGCAATAGTCCGACAAAATGCTGTTGTTCATGTAACACCCCGTATACTTGAGATCGTAGTAAGATACGTCTAGCCCAATTCAAATGCGGCTTAATCTCATTCATTTTATTAAAATACTGACTCTTAAACACACCACGGCTACCATCATTACTCTCTACGATGCTCATCGCATCCACATATTCCTCATGCATTACCGTATACATAGCCTGAACCGGCTTCAGATGGGAGGGATGAATAATAGTCTTGCCTATAATCCCATTCTCCTTATCCAAGACAACCTCACGAATGAGTCCATCCATAGCACTGGAGATATAATTGTTGCGCAGGTCTCGTCCACTCTTGCCGTACGTGTCCTCGAAAGGGGTCTGACGCAGCTGCGGACGAAGCACCCGGTGTCCTTTATTCGCAAAGTATTCCCACACAGGCCCGGAAATTACATATCCACCGTCCATCCGCCCGAACACATTAATAATATCAGCCATGCAGTCGCGGATCGGAGTGAGATCATAAATACTAACATCAGGACTGCGGCGAAGGCCGAACAGACTTGAGAAATCCGTTGCCCCTATTCTTACATTAAGCACATAATCCCGATATCCCTCCAGCAAATCGCGGACTGCCAAGAGACTTTCCAGCCGGCTCTCCCGATATATGATGGATGCACTTTCCAGGATCGGCATTCCGTACAGGACGGAGGCTGAATAGCTTCGAGTGTTGTTGTAATCTGCTAGAACCTCAAAATACTCCACACCGTTCTCTACCGAAAATTTTGGAAAAACAAAGCCCGTTAATATCGTCGTCAGTGAACCCAGCCTGTAGATGAGATTCTGAAGTTGTTCGGGATTACGTACGCGGATAAAGATAAGGGGAAGGCTGCTCTTAGGATCTTTTTCATTCTCAGCATAAGCCGCCAAATAAGCCAGATGTCGGGTGAGACTTTGTTCGGCGAAATCAACCTCTCCGTCTCCTATAGCATCTTCCAGATCAATAATGACAGTCACCAGGCCGCTTTCCTTCAGCTTTAAAATATCCTCAGCAACAGTAGGGCGTGTAGCCGGCATGTAAAGAGCAGCGCCTACAGCGTAGGACAGCAGATCCTTGTTCATCGTATGATCAAATGATACGGGCGGAGAGTAAAATAAGGACATTTCTTGCTCGTTGGTTAGGTAATCAAAATATTTCAAAGCCCTACCCCCTTAATGTTATGCCAAGTTAGCTCCCGCATTCATTCTCTGTAAAGAGGAGTAGAACCAACGATACCGTCCTCAAGGGGACGGTATCCGGTTCTGCAATGACAGCGAAAGCTAAATTGTTTCCTATACGATTTCATAAAGAATTGCTGAACGTTCTCTATGAACGGCTGCCCATAGATTAGAATTTTTTATTGGCTTCTTTTTTCTTCTTACTTGAGCTGTAGAGAATGGTTCCCACAAAAACAGCAATCAGAATGGTGAAGAATAGGACATGTGACATTTCGTATCCGAAAGCACCCGCAAGCATTTTGCCGGCAATAATAGCAATTAACAAAAATGCTGTCTGCTCCAGTTCAGGAAATCTGTCAATCAGCTTCAGGAATACTTGTGCCACTCCCCGCATCATCAGGACACCGAGAATCCCGCCCAAGAATAATACCCAAACTTGACTGCTTAGTCCAAATGCGGCTACTACACTGTCAATACTGAAAGCTATATCCATTAATTCAACAAGAAGGACGGTCTTCCAAAATGAGGTCCCTTTGTTCTGTGTTTCTTCTTCGCCGCCGCCCTTAAAAATACCTTTATATGCGATATAGAAGAGATACGCCGCTCCAAGGACTTTGACCAATGTAAATTTAATAAGAAAGGTTCCTAGGCCGATGGCCAAAAATCTAAATACATAAGCTCCTAAAATCCCGTAAAAAAGCGCCTTCTTTTGCTGCTCTTTAGGTAAATGCTTAACCATGACCGCAAGTACGAGCGCATTATCCGCAGAAAGGAGACCTTCCAGTAATATCAAACTGCCGATAATGCCCCAACTCACTGGATCTGACAGCGTTGTTACAACATCACTCCATGAGAAGAAATGCCCGTAATTCTCGCTAATACTTCTAAAAAAATCGGCTAACCAGTCCATTCCGATTTGCGCCTCCGTTACAATATTTTATTTCTTACCTGCTACCCAGCGCAGTCCCCATTGATAGGCTTCGTCCATTTCCTTATGGCCGCTGTAATACTGCACCAATCGCTCTATACTGAAGGTCTCGTTATTCACATTGCGGAATAGTGCAATGGCGCACATGCCCTTACGATTATTATGCTCGTCCAAATTCACAATAATATCAGGGCCTCCGCTCTGCTTAATCGTGACCACTCCATCAGCCTCTGACCAGTTCGTTACCCCTTGATAAATAAAGGCAAAGATCAGAATTCTCTCAATCTGGGCAACTTTTACGCCGTTAATCCGTAAATTCTCACCGGTTGTCACCGTACCTGTACGATCATCGCCGTCCAGAGAGGTATAAGGAGGTTGATCCAACGAACCAAAAGCATTACCCAGCGCTTGAACAACGCCCTTTCTTCCGTCCTTTAATTCATATAAACAGGCGAGATCCAAATCCACTCCGCGGCTGCGGTTAAATAACCCGCCGCCTTGTTTCTGGTTCCAGTTCAGGTTGATCAGAACTTCTCCCAGACCTCCGGCAGATTTCTTGAGGTTGATGGAGTCTCCCTTTTTCTTCAACTCAATCTTCTTAAGGTTAAGATTAAGCGCCGGGGGAGCAACTCTACTTTCTTCTATTGGCACTGGAGGTGGAGGTGTAGCTGCAGGCCTTGGTGACGGAATCTGTATCCGGGGCTCCGTCTTCGGAATCGGTTTAGATTCCTGCTGAGGCCTAACCTCCGGTTCATCCCTCACTTCTATACCGAAATTCTCGCAAAGTGATTGCAGCCCCCCAGAGAAGCCTGCTGCAACTGCGTTGAACTTCCATTCACTATTGTATCTATATAATTCTCCCACCACGATGGCTGTTTCCACAGAGAAATGGTTTCCAAGATCACATCGGAGGATTTCTGAACCCGCTGGCCCATTCGTAATACGCAAATAGGCCTGATTCACTTGTCCGAAGTTTTGTTTGCGCTTATCGCCCTCATAAATCGTAAGCGTAAAGGCAATTTTGTTGATTTCGGAGGGTATCTTATCCAGCTCCACCTCAAACTTCTTGAGATTGCCGGAGGCAGGCATTTCCTTATATCTGATATAAGGCGTGGAAGGATTATTATAAAAAATAAGATCCTCATCCTTAGCTACCGTCCCTTGCGGTCCAAGTAAAAAGGCGGAGGTGTCTATCTCCAATGAAGAAGCTGACTGCCAGCCCAATTCCACGGTAAGCTCCCTTAGCCCAGGATTCCCTTTGGTCAGATCGGCCTTCTGTCCCTTTACTACGGTCACACTCATGCTCGCACCACCTTCGCCAATGGGTTAAAAACAGCCCCACAAAGTGGAGCTTTAGTATCGAAAAAAGAGCAGGATCGGCATGACCCCGCTCCCATGACTATTTATTGTGCATCCAGTCCGTAATTCTTGCATAAGGCGCTTAAGCCGCCGGTAAAGCCGCTCCCGACCGCTTGGAACTTCCAGTCCGCACCTTGACGGTAAAACTCACAGAATACAACAGCCGTTTCGGTTGAAAAGTCTTCACCGAGATCAAATCGCAGAATTTCACGATCGGAAGAGGCGTCCACCACCCGTACAAAAGCATTGGAAACTTGTCCAAAGTTTTGCGTACGGCTTGCATAATCATAAATCGTCACCGTAATACCGATACGTTGAATACTTGTCGGTACTTTACTGAAATCAACGACAATCTGCTCATCGTCTCCGTCTCCCTCACCCGTCCGGTTATCACCGGTATGAGTTACAGAGGCAGAACCACCGCTTGGATTGTTATAGAAGACAAAATCATCAGCGCCTTTGGCCTTACCATCCTCATGCAGCAGAAACGCTGAAGCATCGAGGTCGAAATCCTGGCCACCGCTGTACTTATTCGTATCCCAACCCAATCCCACCACAACCCGGGTCAGACCCGGGTTTGTTTTGGTAAGATCAATTCGCTGTCCTTTAGAAAGACTGATCGTCACGAACCAAACCTTCTTTCAGCATTAGATTCACTGCATTGTATAGTTAGCAGTAGCTTAAGACAAACCATAATCGCGGGTCAGACCCGACAATCCGTCTTTGTAGCCGCTTCCGATGGCATTGAACTTCCACTCTGCACCATGACGGTAAAGCTCGCCAACCACTACTCCGGTTTCGACAGAGAAATCTTCTCCAAGGTCAAAACGGATCAATTCTTCGCTAGAAGTATCATTTACGATCCGCACATAAGAGCGGGAGACTTGTCCGAAATTCTGGCTTCTTGATTCGGCTTCATAAATAGTAATTGTAAAAGCTACTTTATCTACGTCTGCTGGAATAGCCAGAAGGTCAATTTGAATTTGCTCATCGTCGCCGTCGCCGTCGCCTGTACGGTTGTCCCCTGTGTGAACAACAGAAGCATTCTCATTTTGTTTGTTATTGAAGAAAATAAAGTTGGTCTCTTTATCCACTTTACCATTAGCATTTGTCAAGAAAACTGATACGTCCAAGTCGAAGTCCTTGCCGCCGTCGTATTTGTTCGTATCCCAGCCCAAACCAACGGTAATCTTGGAAAGCCCCGGATTTGTTTTGGTTAAATCAATCTTCTGACCTTTAGATAAGTTAATTGCCATGAGTAGAAACCTCTCCTCTTCAAAATGGTATGGGTTTAAATGTAACGTTCTGCCAATTCATTGATATGTGTCGCGTGGCTGCCTTCACCGATTGCAGAGAACTTCCATTCTCCGTTATTACGGTAAAGTTCCCCGCAGATAAGCGCTGTAAAACCTGTGTAATTT harbors:
- a CDS encoding phosphoribosyltransferase family protein; this translates as MNNSILSDYCPRTNTHTFNIVENLQVSVTETSNPFHMPISALFSMAARINKKRSFLFVSKVLGKHIPVNPYTPLLSGAALGLLLYREMDLCSGNTHSDIVERLLRQAMNGLIHPGHAEEAYHELMKANLILPEPVVFIGFAETATALGHSMYNLFAGNASYIHTTREDIPDLESVINFEEEHSHAVDHLCYALDASMLSGTEPIILVDDEITTGNTAINTIRDIQSKFPRHEYVIASILDWRSGKNVEVYRELEQELGISIKSLCLLQGSIEVKGIPLLNTVNNNNEMPTAAEVPVVTTYVPDGMIRIPVTSTDSLHEVNKSPYMKYSGRFGLESGQNAEVDTGVRKIADQLRTMREGTQTLVLGVGEFMYLPMRIAAEMGDGISYQSTTRSPIHPNRRLDYGVHSAAGYPSAGDPEITNFIYNVEPGQYDEIFVLLEREVPQTRIQPMMNILNKLARHKVHLVVLTSEETGTGGV
- a CDS encoding TerD family protein yields the protein MAINLSKGQKIDLTKTNPGLSKITVGLGWDTNKYDGGKDFDLDVSVFLTNANGKVDKETNFIFFNNKQNENASVVHTGDNRTGDGDGDDEQIQIDLLAIPADVDKVAFTITIYEAESRSQNFGQVSRSYVRIVNDTSSEELIRFDLGEDFSVETGVVVGELYRHGAEWKFNAIGSGYKDGLSGLTRDYGLS
- a CDS encoding cysteine protease StiP family protein, which encodes MNIIGMEQVMNRRIAPPVQLGSYPPSDVTFLLKDLSDVSLERATEEREEAIQSGVHYSEMLPVEYQPTDAYIGLFHETLRESSRKVALAVAVVSELIVEQRGLNTVLVSLARAGTPIGVLIKRYIAYRYGVELPHYSISIIRGKGIDENAVIYMLQKHGLDADLQFIDGWTGKGAIRQVLIAACESFYNKYGIKLSDDLAVLADPGYCSATYGTREDYLIPSACLNSTVSGLMSRTVQRDDLIGPNDFHGAKFYKEWLETDVSNTFIEAICPHFDSVAQEASNIAVDMIESPPEITWQGLKDIRSIQESFHIADINLIKPGVGETTRVLLRRVPWKILVNSMDNPNLQHIMLLAKDRGVPVEVYPGLTYSCCGIIKPLKGESE
- a CDS encoding TerC family protein, translating into MDWLADFFRSISENYGHFFSWSDVVTTLSDPVSWGIIGSLILLEGLLSADNALVLAVMVKHLPKEQQKKALFYGILGAYVFRFLAIGLGTFLIKFTLVKVLGAAYLFYIAYKGIFKGGGEEETQNKGTSFWKTVLLVELMDIAFSIDSVVAAFGLSSQVWVLFLGGILGVLMMRGVAQVFLKLIDRFPELEQTAFLLIAIIAGKMLAGAFGYEMSHVLFFTILIAVFVGTILYSSSKKKKEANKKF
- a CDS encoding TerD family protein, with translation MTISLSKGQRIDLTKTNPGLTRVVVGLGWDTNKYSGGQDFDLDASAFLLHEDGKAKGADDFVFYNNPSGGSASVTHTGDNRTGEGDGDDEQIVVDFSKVPTSIQRIGITVTIYDYASRTQNFGQVSNAFVRVVDASSDREILRFDLGEDFSTETAVVFCEFYRQGADWKFQAVGSGFTGGLSALCKNYGLDAQ
- a CDS encoding HpcH/HpaI aldolase/citrate lyase family protein, yielding MKYFDYLTNEQEMSLFYSPPVSFDHTMNKDLLSYAVGAALYMPATRPTVAEDILKLKESGLVTVIIDLEDAIGDGEVDFAEQSLTRHLAYLAAYAENEKDPKSSLPLIFIRVRNPEQLQNLIYRLGSLTTILTGFVFPKFSVENGVEYFEVLADYNNTRSYSASVLYGMPILESASIIYRESRLESLLAVRDLLEGYRDYVLNVRIGATDFSSLFGLRRSPDVSIYDLTPIRDCMADIINVFGRMDGGYVISGPVWEYFANKGHRVLRPQLRQTPFEDTYGKSGRDLRNNYISSAMDGLIREVVLDKENGIIGKTIIHPSHLKPVQAMYTVMHEEYVDAMSIVESNDGSRGVFKSQYFNKMNEIKPHLNWARRILLRSQVYGVLHEQQHFVGLLPENEYSYV
- a CDS encoding TerD family protein; translation: MSVTVVKGQKADLTKGNPGLRELTVELGWQSASSLEIDTSAFLLGPQGTVAKDEDLIFYNNPSTPYIRYKEMPASGNLKKFEVELDKIPSEINKIAFTLTIYEGDKRKQNFGQVNQAYLRITNGPAGSEILRCDLGNHFSVETAIVVGELYRYNSEWKFNAVAAGFSGGLQSLCENFGIEVRDEPEVRPQQESKPIPKTEPRIQIPSPRPAATPPPPVPIEESRVAPPALNLNLKKIELKKKGDSINLKKSAGGLGEVLINLNWNQKQGGGLFNRSRGVDLDLACLYELKDGRKGVVQALGNAFGSLDQPPYTSLDGDDRTGTVTTGENLRINGVKVAQIERILIFAFIYQGVTNWSEADGVVTIKQSGGPDIIVNLDEHNNRKGMCAIALFRNVNNETFSIERLVQYYSGHKEMDEAYQWGLRWVAGKK